Proteins from a genomic interval of Diaphorobacter sp. HDW4A:
- the yihA gene encoding ribosome biogenesis GTP-binding protein YihA/YsxC — protein MGWMHTARFFTTAAQLDQLPTVDVPEIAFVGRSNAGKSTCINTLTQQKQLAFASKKPGRTQHINLFSLGRQGVTDAVLADLPGYGYAAVSRTDKQRWQRVMLNYLVSRPSLTGIVLLCDPRLGLTELDEALLEAVRPRVEAGLKFLVILTKADKLTRSEQAKVLSITKLNAGGGEVRLFSALKKQGVDDVAKLLWQWAHPPVSEQAAGDAEQESADAEPPSEDSDD, from the coding sequence ATGGGGTGGATGCACACAGCGCGCTTTTTCACCACCGCCGCCCAACTGGACCAACTGCCCACGGTGGATGTTCCAGAAATCGCGTTCGTGGGCCGCTCCAACGCGGGAAAGTCCACCTGCATCAACACCCTCACGCAGCAGAAGCAACTGGCATTCGCCTCGAAGAAGCCCGGACGCACGCAGCACATCAACCTGTTCTCGCTGGGCAGGCAAGGCGTAACCGACGCGGTGCTCGCCGATCTTCCCGGCTACGGCTATGCCGCTGTGTCGCGCACGGACAAGCAGCGCTGGCAACGTGTGATGCTCAACTATCTCGTGAGTCGGCCCAGCCTGACCGGCATCGTGCTGCTGTGCGACCCACGCCTCGGCCTGACCGAACTCGACGAGGCCCTGCTCGAAGCCGTGCGTCCACGCGTGGAAGCGGGCCTGAAATTCCTCGTAATTCTGACCAAGGCCGACAAGCTCACCCGCAGCGAACAAGCCAAGGTGCTGTCCATCACCAAGCTGAATGCGGGCGGCGGCGAAGTGCGCCTGTTCTCGGCCCTCAAGAAGCAGGGTGTGGACGACGTCGCCAAGCTGCTCTGGCAATGGGCCCATCCGCCTGTGAGCGAGCAGGCTGCGGGGGATGCGGAGCAGGAAAGTGCCGACGCCGAGCCCCCATCGGAAGACTCTGACGACTGA
- the metK gene encoding methionine adenosyltransferase, whose translation MASDFLFTSESVSEGHPDKVADQISDAILDAIFAQDPHSRVAAETLTNTGLVVLAGEITTGANVDYIQVARDTIKRIGYDNTEYGIDYKGCAVLVAYDKQSQDIAQGVDAASDDQLNIGAGDQGLMFGYACDETPELMPAPIYYAHRLVERQAQLRKDGRLPFLRPDAKSQVTMRYVDGKPHSIDTVVLSTQHSPDQSESATKMKASFTEAIIEEIIKPVLPKEWLLDTKYLINPTGRFVVGGPQGDCGLTGRKIIVDTYGGACPHGGGAFSGKDPTKVDRSAAYAARYVAKNVVAAGLARQCQVQVAYAIGVARPMNITVYTEGTGVIPDSEIAKIVAANFDLRPRGIIEMLDLRRPIYQKTAAYGHFGREEPEFTWERTDKIATLRAAAGLK comes from the coding sequence ATGGCGAGCGACTTTCTCTTCACATCGGAATCCGTATCCGAAGGTCACCCCGACAAGGTGGCTGATCAGATCTCCGATGCAATTCTGGACGCTATTTTCGCGCAAGACCCGCACAGCCGTGTGGCAGCCGAAACACTGACCAACACCGGTCTGGTGGTATTGGCCGGTGAAATCACCACCGGCGCCAACGTGGACTACATCCAGGTGGCCCGCGACACCATCAAGCGCATCGGCTACGACAACACCGAATATGGCATCGACTACAAGGGCTGCGCGGTCCTCGTGGCCTACGACAAGCAAAGCCAGGACATCGCCCAAGGCGTGGACGCGGCCAGCGATGACCAGCTCAACATCGGCGCTGGCGACCAGGGCCTGATGTTCGGCTACGCCTGCGATGAAACGCCCGAGCTGATGCCCGCGCCGATCTACTACGCGCACCGCCTCGTCGAGCGCCAGGCACAGTTGCGCAAGGACGGCCGTCTGCCCTTCCTGCGCCCTGATGCCAAGAGCCAGGTGACGATGCGCTACGTGGACGGCAAGCCCCACAGTATCGACACCGTCGTGCTGTCCACACAGCACAGCCCCGACCAGTCGGAATCGGCCACCAAGATGAAGGCCAGCTTCACCGAAGCCATCATCGAGGAAATCATCAAGCCCGTGCTGCCCAAGGAATGGCTGCTGGACACCAAGTACCTGATCAACCCGACCGGCCGCTTCGTCGTCGGCGGTCCTCAGGGCGACTGCGGCCTGACCGGTCGCAAGATCATCGTCGACACCTACGGTGGTGCCTGTCCCCACGGCGGCGGTGCATTCTCCGGCAAGGATCCAACGAAGGTGGACCGCTCCGCTGCCTACGCCGCGCGCTATGTGGCGAAGAACGTGGTGGCGGCTGGTCTGGCGCGTCAGTGCCAGGTGCAGGTGGCCTACGCGATCGGCGTGGCGCGCCCGATGAACATCACTGTCTACACCGAAGGCACGGGCGTGATCCCCGATTCGGAAATCGCCAAGATCGTCGCTGCGAACTTCGACCTGCGCCCACGCGGCATCATTGAGATGCTGGATCTGCGCCGTCCGATCTACCAGAAGACCGCTGCCTACGGCCACTTCGGCCGTGAAGAGCCCGAGTTCACCTGGGAGCGCACGGACAAGATCGCGACGCTGCGCGCCGCAGCCGGCCTGAAGTAA
- a CDS encoding sulfite oxidase heme-binding subunit YedZ, with amino-acid sequence MLRLSAAKPVMFTLCLLPFAWLVYAAFNDQFGANPAEALIRSSGDWTLRMLCVVLAVTPSRQWFNAPSLARFRRMLGLFVFFYAALHLLCYAWLDMGFELDELLRDIAKRPFILVGFLAFLLLAALAVTSPKRILKAMGARRWQLLHRAIYLSAGLALLHFFWMRAGKNNFNEVMVYVAIIAVLLLARIWKKLEARRRKKAA; translated from the coding sequence ATGCTGCGCCTGTCGGCCGCCAAGCCGGTGATGTTCACACTGTGCCTGTTGCCATTCGCGTGGCTGGTCTATGCGGCGTTCAATGATCAGTTCGGCGCGAATCCCGCCGAGGCGCTGATCCGCTCGAGTGGCGATTGGACGCTGCGCATGCTCTGCGTGGTGCTGGCGGTCACGCCGTCGCGGCAGTGGTTCAACGCGCCCTCGCTCGCTCGGTTTCGTCGCATGCTGGGGCTGTTCGTGTTCTTCTACGCAGCGCTGCATCTGCTTTGCTACGCGTGGTTGGACATGGGCTTCGAGCTGGATGAACTGCTGCGCGACATCGCCAAACGGCCGTTCATTCTCGTGGGATTTCTCGCGTTTCTGCTACTTGCTGCGCTCGCGGTGACATCGCCCAAGCGCATTCTCAAGGCCATGGGTGCACGGCGCTGGCAGCTGCTGCACCGCGCGATCTACCTGAGCGCGGGCCTCGCGCTGCTGCACTTCTTTTGGATGCGCGCGGGCAAGAACAACTTCAACGAGGTGATGGTCTATGTGGCGATCATCGCTGTCCTGCTGCTGGCTCGCATCTGGAAGAAGTTGGAAGCACGAAGGCGTAAAAAAGCCGCTTGA
- a CDS encoding cytochrome c biogenesis protein ResB, with product MSDATLDASNASPSSPNWRSLTELLASMRFAISLLTVICIASVIGTVLKQHEPAVNYVNQFGPFWADLFLALKLNAVYSAWWFLLILAFLVVSTSLCVARHAPKYLADISAYKENIREKSLNAFHHKAKAELAGAPADEAQRLGKMLVSGGWKVKLQQRDTEAGPGTGWMLAAKAGAAHKIGYIAAHSSIVLICLGGLFDGDLIVRAQMLLGGKTPYTGGGLISEVAPAHRLSDRNPTFRANLLVAEGTQSSTAILNQSDGVLLQELPFAIELKKFIVEYYSTGMPKLFASDIVIHDKETGEKKEARVEVNHPASYKGVEIYQSSFDDGGSKVQLQARSFQQGIKPFMVSGEIGGSLKLPASGIGGRPATLEFTALRVLNVENLSGAGSEVDVRKVDLKHSIESRLGAGNKSSTKRDLRNVGPSITYKLRDGSGQAREFVNYMLPVDTGDGLPVYLLGVRETPAEPFRYLRVPVDPEGGIDGFLHLREALADSALREQAVQRYTRLALDDKRPELANQLQQSALRALTLFAEGDSKNGQKQVGLQAISDFIEANVPEAERARAGEVLVRILNGVLYELAQVSREKAGLKAMTPDEKTQNFMTQAVLTLSDVQLYPVPVFFELKNFEQVQASVFQVARAPGKNIVYLGCALLILGVFAMLYVRERRIWIWFTPALQGSGQGSKAVMALSTNRKTLDGDKEFDQLSGKLLGVVREPGGNAA from the coding sequence ATGTCCGACGCCACCCTAGACGCCTCCAACGCGTCACCCAGCTCTCCGAACTGGCGATCCCTGACCGAACTGCTGGCGTCGATGCGATTCGCCATTTCGCTGCTTACAGTGATCTGCATCGCCTCGGTGATCGGCACGGTGCTCAAACAGCACGAGCCAGCGGTGAATTATGTGAACCAGTTCGGTCCGTTCTGGGCGGACCTGTTTCTCGCGCTCAAACTCAATGCGGTCTACAGCGCCTGGTGGTTTCTGCTGATTCTGGCGTTTCTGGTGGTGAGCACGTCGTTGTGCGTTGCGCGGCATGCCCCCAAATATCTGGCCGACATTAGCGCCTACAAGGAAAATATCCGCGAAAAAAGCCTGAACGCCTTTCATCACAAAGCGAAGGCGGAGCTTGCCGGTGCTCCAGCGGACGAGGCGCAGCGACTTGGGAAAATGCTGGTGTCTGGCGGCTGGAAGGTCAAGCTCCAGCAGCGTGACACCGAAGCCGGACCCGGCACCGGCTGGATGCTGGCGGCCAAGGCGGGTGCTGCCCACAAAATTGGCTACATTGCAGCGCACTCATCCATCGTGCTGATTTGCTTGGGGGGGCTGTTCGACGGGGACCTGATCGTGCGCGCGCAGATGCTTCTGGGCGGTAAAACGCCCTACACGGGCGGAGGTTTGATCTCCGAGGTGGCACCCGCGCATCGCCTTTCGGATCGCAATCCCACCTTTCGGGCGAATCTGCTGGTGGCCGAGGGTACGCAGTCGAGCACTGCGATTCTGAACCAGTCCGACGGCGTGCTGCTGCAGGAGCTGCCATTCGCCATTGAGCTCAAGAAATTCATCGTCGAGTATTACTCCACGGGAATGCCCAAGCTGTTCGCGAGCGACATCGTCATTCACGACAAGGAAACCGGTGAGAAGAAGGAAGCGCGCGTGGAGGTGAACCATCCCGCGAGCTACAAGGGCGTCGAGATTTATCAGTCGAGCTTTGATGACGGCGGCTCCAAGGTGCAACTGCAGGCGCGTTCGTTCCAGCAGGGCATCAAGCCGTTCATGGTTTCGGGCGAAATCGGCGGATCGCTCAAGCTGCCGGCCAGCGGCATCGGCGGACGTCCCGCGACGCTGGAATTCACCGCGCTGCGCGTGCTCAACGTCGAAAACCTGAGCGGTGCGGGCTCCGAAGTGGATGTGCGCAAGGTCGACTTGAAGCACTCCATCGAATCGCGTCTGGGCGCGGGCAATAAGAGTTCCACCAAGCGCGACCTGCGCAACGTCGGCCCGAGTATCACCTACAAGCTGCGCGACGGCTCGGGCCAGGCGCGCGAGTTCGTGAACTACATGCTGCCGGTGGACACGGGCGATGGTCTGCCGGTTTACCTGCTTGGCGTGCGCGAGACGCCTGCCGAGCCGTTCCGTTATCTGCGCGTGCCGGTGGACCCCGAAGGCGGCATCGACGGTTTCCTGCATCTGCGCGAGGCGTTGGCCGATTCCGCGTTGCGCGAACAGGCGGTGCAGCGCTATACCCGGCTCGCGCTTGACGACAAGCGCCCCGAGCTGGCCAACCAGTTGCAGCAGTCAGCACTGCGCGCTCTCACGTTGTTTGCCGAAGGCGACAGCAAGAACGGGCAGAAGCAGGTGGGCCTGCAGGCGATTTCCGATTTCATCGAGGCGAACGTGCCCGAGGCCGAGCGTGCCCGCGCGGGCGAGGTGCTGGTGCGCATTCTGAACGGTGTGCTGTACGAGCTGGCGCAGGTATCGCGCGAGAAGGCCGGGCTGAAGGCCATGACGCCCGATGAGAAGACGCAGAACTTCATGACCCAAGCCGTGCTGACGCTCAGCGACGTGCAGCTCTATCCCGTACCGGTGTTCTTCGAACTCAAGAACTTCGAGCAGGTGCAGGCCAGCGTATTCCAGGTGGCGCGCGCACCGGGCAAGAACATCGTATACCTCGGTTGCGCATTGTTGATTCTGGGCGTGTTCGCCATGCTTTATGTGCGAGAGCGCAGAATCTGGATCTGGTTCACTCCTGCACTGCAGGGCTCGGGCCAAGGCTCGAAGGCCGTCATGGCCCTGTCCACGAATCGCAAGACGCTGGATGGCGACAAAGAGTTCGATCAATTGAGCGGAAAATTATTGGGGGTCGTACGCGAGCCCGGAGGTAACGCAGCATGA
- a CDS encoding cytochrome c, whose translation MKLLASLLMAFAVAATAVPSLAAGDSAAKAPKPDLAKGEASYAVCVACHAADGNSSIVANPVLAQQHPEYLVKQLHEFKSGKRNDPVMKGMASMLSDDDMRNVSWWLASKKAKTGFSKDKELVSLGEKIYRGGIQERNIAACAGCHSPNGAGIPSQYPRLGGQHADYTAKQLTDFRDGKRGNNAIMTQEVSKMNDREIKAVADYIAGLR comes from the coding sequence ATGAAGTTGCTTGCCTCTTTGTTGATGGCTTTTGCGGTCGCAGCGACCGCTGTTCCTTCATTGGCTGCGGGCGATTCCGCAGCGAAAGCACCCAAGCCCGACCTTGCCAAAGGCGAGGCCAGTTATGCCGTTTGCGTGGCCTGTCACGCGGCCGATGGCAACTCCAGCATTGTGGCCAATCCCGTGCTGGCGCAGCAGCATCCGGAATATCTGGTCAAGCAATTGCACGAGTTCAAATCCGGCAAGCGCAATGACCCCGTCATGAAGGGCATGGCCTCCATGCTGTCCGATGACGACATGCGCAATGTCTCGTGGTGGCTGGCTTCCAAGAAGGCCAAGACGGGCTTTTCCAAGGACAAGGAACTGGTCTCGCTCGGCGAGAAAATCTACCGCGGCGGCATTCAGGAGCGCAATATCGCTGCATGTGCCGGTTGCCACAGCCCGAATGGGGCTGGCATTCCCTCGCAATATCCACGACTGGGTGGCCAGCACGCGGATTACACAGCCAAGCAGCTCACTGATTTCCGTGATGGAAAACGTGGAAACAACGCGATCATGACGCAGGAAGTTTCCAAAATGAATGACCGCGAGATCAAGGCGGTTGCTGATTACATTGCTGGTCTGCGTTAA
- a CDS encoding NUDIX domain-containing protein, translating to MKDRSFPMPIVCTVDVVLLTMKESALQVLLLRREQVPFEGAWALPGGFVHAEEDADTEASAARVLQQKVGIASPYLEQLATFSGLARDPRGWSIAVTYCALVSYDALQKALAANGEGAAQSQLFDVAALPQLPFDHARIVDAAIARVRSKSLYSSLPVFLCGAEFTLPQLQQTYEAVLGEAVNKVSFRRKMEELDMLEAMPGAMRGGAAHRPAQLYRLRPEYRRSLSLLARGL from the coding sequence ATGAAAGATCGCAGTTTCCCGATGCCCATTGTCTGCACGGTGGATGTGGTGCTGCTGACCATGAAGGAGTCCGCGCTGCAGGTGCTGCTGCTCAGGCGCGAGCAGGTGCCGTTCGAGGGCGCGTGGGCGTTGCCCGGCGGCTTCGTGCATGCCGAGGAGGATGCAGACACCGAAGCGAGCGCGGCGCGGGTGCTGCAGCAGAAGGTGGGCATCGCGAGTCCGTATCTGGAGCAGCTCGCGACGTTCTCGGGCTTGGCGCGCGATCCGCGTGGCTGGTCGATTGCAGTGACGTATTGCGCACTGGTATCGTACGATGCCTTGCAGAAGGCTCTCGCGGCGAATGGAGAAGGGGCTGCGCAGTCGCAGTTGTTCGATGTGGCGGCGCTACCGCAACTGCCTTTCGATCACGCACGCATCGTGGATGCAGCGATTGCACGGGTGCGCAGCAAAAGTCTTTACTCCTCGCTGCCGGTGTTTCTGTGCGGGGCTGAATTCACCTTGCCCCAGCTGCAGCAGACTTACGAGGCGGTGCTCGGCGAGGCGGTCAACAAGGTGAGCTTTCGTCGCAAGATGGAAGAACTAGACATGCTCGAGGCCATGCCCGGCGCGATGCGCGGTGGTGCAGCACACCGCCCCGCGCAGTTGTACCGGCTACGTCCTGAATATCGTCGCAGCCTGTCTCTGCTCGCGCGCGGGTTGTGA
- the msrP gene encoding protein-methionine-sulfoxide reductase catalytic subunit MsrP translates to MLIRTQDHGFIHPDSSEITPRAVYEQRRRFLLQGLAAGAFGATVGGTFAQTAGYTPAGKLTALPSTRSKAAGAVTMEKITAYKDASSYNNFYEFGTDKADPARNASTLRTRPWKVEVTGLVGKPKTFDIEELLKLSAQEERVYRLRCVEGWSMVIPWIGYSLLELLKRVEPTPAAKYVEFVTLADKATMPFVGSRVLDWPYTEGLRLDEAMHPLTLLSFGMYGEVLPNQNGAPVRLVVPWKYGFKSAKSIVKIVLTDKEPGTAWNKAAKNEYGFYSNVNPEVDHPRWSQASERRIGEDGLFAKKRKTLMFNGYEAQVGQLYTGMDLKKFY, encoded by the coding sequence ATGTTGATACGCACCCAAGACCACGGCTTCATTCATCCTGATTCGTCCGAAATCACGCCGCGCGCTGTGTATGAACAGCGGCGGCGTTTTTTGTTGCAAGGCCTCGCGGCGGGAGCGTTCGGTGCGACCGTTGGAGGCACGTTTGCACAGACGGCCGGATACACGCCCGCCGGCAAGCTGACGGCCTTACCGTCCACGCGCTCCAAGGCGGCGGGTGCGGTCACGATGGAGAAGATCACCGCATACAAGGATGCGAGCAGCTACAACAACTTCTACGAGTTCGGCACCGACAAAGCCGATCCTGCGCGCAACGCTAGTACGCTGCGCACACGGCCGTGGAAGGTGGAGGTGACGGGGCTGGTCGGCAAGCCCAAGACCTTCGACATCGAGGAACTCCTCAAGCTCAGCGCCCAGGAGGAGCGGGTGTACCGCCTGCGCTGCGTTGAGGGCTGGTCGATGGTGATTCCATGGATCGGTTACTCGCTCTTGGAATTGCTCAAGCGGGTGGAGCCGACGCCCGCTGCGAAGTATGTGGAATTCGTTACGCTGGCGGATAAGGCGACCATGCCCTTCGTCGGATCGCGCGTGCTGGACTGGCCCTATACCGAAGGGTTGCGGCTCGACGAGGCCATGCACCCGCTGACCCTGCTGTCGTTCGGCATGTACGGCGAGGTGCTGCCGAACCAGAACGGCGCGCCGGTGCGGCTGGTCGTGCCTTGGAAATATGGCTTCAAGAGCGCCAAGAGCATCGTCAAGATCGTGCTGACCGACAAGGAGCCGGGCACGGCGTGGAACAAAGCCGCGAAGAACGAATATGGCTTTTATTCCAACGTGAATCCCGAGGTCGATCACCCGCGCTGGAGCCAGGCGAGCGAGCGGCGCATCGGCGAGGACGGCCTGTTCGCCAAGAAGCGCAAGACGCTGATGTTCAACGGCTACGAGGCGCAGGTCGGCCAGCTCTATACGGGCATGGATCTCAAGAAGTTCTATTGA
- a CDS encoding DUF1328 domain-containing protein: MLKWAIIFAIISLVAGVFGFTGVAAGAASIAKVLFFIFLVIAVIFIVLAILGIGAVT, from the coding sequence ATGCTCAAGTGGGCCATCATTTTCGCCATCATCTCGCTGGTCGCCGGTGTCTTCGGTTTCACGGGAGTCGCCGCAGGCGCTGCCAGCATCGCCAAGGTGCTGTTCTTCATCTTCCTCGTGATCGCGGTGATCTTCATCGTGCTGGCCATTCTGGGCATAGGTGCGGTCACCTGA
- the ccsB gene encoding c-type cytochrome biogenesis protein CcsB has product MNTATTTMTLNEGYFSRRNWLDWLFAALVIGGGLFAFQRYGHAMDVYEKGILIGAIPCAIWLGWFWRPLATLMLGVAAVSLGAIGLYQVDGAGDLARADKVFLLKYFISSQSAILWMSMLCFISTVFYWVGMFVKGEGDALMKLGSRIAWAAVTMALIGTMVRWYESYQIGPDIGHIPVSNLYEVFVLFCWLTTLFYLYFEDQYKTRALGGFVMLVVSAAVGFLLWYTVARDAQQIQPLVPALKSWWMKLHVPANFVGYGTFALSAMVAFAYLIKQQASETKWYKLAPLWLLGVALCFEPLAFRQTQQTGSSYWMIYFGISALIVAGILLARRRIASRLPALEVLDDVMYKAIAVGFAFFTIATVLGALWAAEAWGGYWSWDPKETWALIVWLNYAAWLHMRLMKGLRGTMSAWWALVGLAVTTFAFLGVNMFLSGLHSYGEL; this is encoded by the coding sequence ATGAATACCGCAACCACCACGATGACTCTGAACGAAGGGTATTTCTCTCGGCGCAACTGGCTTGACTGGTTGTTTGCCGCGCTCGTGATCGGGGGCGGATTGTTTGCGTTTCAGCGTTACGGCCATGCGATGGATGTCTACGAAAAGGGCATTCTGATCGGCGCGATTCCCTGCGCGATCTGGCTGGGATGGTTCTGGCGGCCATTGGCCACGCTGATGCTGGGGGTGGCCGCAGTGTCGCTCGGGGCGATTGGTCTCTACCAAGTTGACGGTGCAGGTGATCTGGCCCGTGCCGACAAGGTCTTTCTGCTCAAATATTTCATTTCCAGCCAGTCGGCGATTCTGTGGATGAGCATGCTGTGTTTCATCAGCACGGTGTTCTATTGGGTGGGCATGTTCGTGAAGGGTGAAGGCGACGCGCTGATGAAGCTCGGTTCGCGCATCGCATGGGCGGCGGTCACGATGGCACTGATTGGCACGATGGTGCGCTGGTACGAGAGCTACCAGATCGGTCCGGACATCGGTCATATTCCAGTCAGCAATCTCTACGAAGTGTTCGTGCTGTTTTGCTGGCTGACGACACTGTTCTATCTCTATTTCGAAGATCAATACAAGACGCGCGCGCTCGGCGGTTTCGTCATGCTGGTGGTGAGCGCGGCCGTGGGCTTTCTGCTCTGGTACACCGTGGCGCGCGACGCGCAGCAGATCCAGCCGCTGGTGCCGGCCCTCAAGAGTTGGTGGATGAAGCTGCACGTACCTGCCAACTTCGTCGGTTACGGCACGTTCGCGCTGTCGGCGATGGTGGCGTTTGCCTACCTCATCAAGCAGCAGGCGAGCGAGACCAAGTGGTACAAGCTCGCACCATTGTGGCTGCTGGGTGTCGCGCTGTGTTTCGAGCCGCTGGCCTTCCGTCAGACGCAGCAGACAGGTAGCTCGTACTGGATGATCTATTTCGGAATCTCGGCACTGATCGTCGCGGGCATTCTGCTGGCGCGTCGCCGGATCGCTTCCCGTTTGCCCGCGCTCGAAGTGCTCGACGACGTAATGTACAAAGCGATCGCTGTCGGCTTCGCGTTCTTCACCATCGCCACCGTGCTCGGCGCACTCTGGGCGGCCGAAGCCTGGGGTGGCTACTGGAGCTGGGACCCGAAGGAGACTTGGGCACTGATCGTCTGGCTGAACTACGCGGCCTGGCTGCACATGCGTCTCATGAAGGGGTTGCGCGGCACGATGTCGGCTTGGTGGGCTCTCGTCGGTTTGGCGGTCACTACGTTCGCCTTCCTCGGCGTGAACATGTTCCTGAGCGGACTTCACAGCTACGGTGAACTTTGA
- a CDS encoding lysophospholipid acyltransferase family protein, which produces MSWSRLGLGMMHVLAKLPLPMLRGLGQFVGRVLFVLAGQRRKVALRNLQLCFPEMSEAERTALARQTFEAFCQTFLDRSWLWFGSEALVRSRVKLEGAVHELEGDTPTIVFAPHFYSMDAGGLALPLNTTREFTSIFATNPDPVLDDWFMTGRQRFGHVRMLNRADGVKPIIQCLRKGGLLYLLPDMDYGKNDSVFVPFFAVQNTATIPSLSRFARLGKAKVVALYNEMTPTGYVAHLTPAWENFPTDDHVADTARMNRELEAAILKMPSQYYWVHKRFKTRPAGEPSLY; this is translated from the coding sequence ATGAGCTGGAGTCGACTGGGTTTGGGCATGATGCATGTGCTCGCCAAACTGCCGCTGCCCATGTTGCGGGGCCTGGGTCAATTTGTTGGGCGGGTGTTGTTTGTGCTTGCCGGTCAGCGCCGGAAAGTTGCGCTGCGCAATCTGCAGCTGTGTTTTCCCGAGATGTCCGAGGCTGAACGCACGGCCTTGGCCAGGCAGACGTTCGAGGCGTTCTGCCAGACGTTTTTGGATCGCAGCTGGCTCTGGTTCGGTTCGGAGGCGCTGGTGCGCAGCAGGGTGAAGCTCGAAGGGGCCGTGCACGAGCTGGAGGGCGACACGCCGACCATCGTGTTTGCACCGCATTTCTACAGTATGGATGCGGGCGGCCTCGCGCTGCCGCTGAATACCACGCGCGAGTTCACCTCGATCTTCGCCACGAATCCGGATCCGGTGCTCGATGACTGGTTCATGACCGGACGTCAGCGTTTCGGCCATGTGCGCATGCTCAATCGCGCGGATGGCGTGAAGCCGATCATCCAGTGCTTGCGCAAGGGCGGGCTGTTGTATTTGTTGCCCGACATGGACTATGGCAAGAACGACTCGGTGTTCGTGCCGTTCTTCGCGGTGCAGAACACAGCGACGATTCCCTCACTCTCGCGGTTTGCGCGCCTGGGCAAGGCCAAAGTCGTGGCGCTCTACAACGAGATGACTCCGACCGGCTACGTCGCGCACCTGACGCCCGCATGGGAGAACTTTCCGACCGATGACCATGTGGCCGACACGGCACGCATGAATCGGGAACTCGAGGCGGCGATCCTGAAGATGCCGTCCCAGTACTATTGGGTGCACAAGCGGTTCAAGACGCGTCCGGCAGGAGAGCCTTCGCTGTACTGA
- a CDS encoding lysophospholipid acyltransferase family protein produces MHSFFRLLSVLPIGLLHFLGAVMGWVTFALSPTYRRRFVGNAKQAGYSFRQVRAAVGHAGRMVFEMPRIWLGSSLPHCTIVNGECVERVFAQGKGLVFLTPHIGCFELSVHAAAQRWAAQHGDITVLYRPARQAWLAKILETARNRPGVQAVPTTLAGVRQMIKTLRKGSAVGLLPDQVPPQGLGMWSPFFGREAYTMTLAARLALQTGATIITARCERKSWGRGFVLYFEELATPLSPTLEDAVHDINVAMEQTIRQCPAQYLWGYGRYKQPRVDPQMSPAAEKEQA; encoded by the coding sequence ATGCATTCATTCTTTCGCCTTTTATCCGTGTTGCCGATAGGTCTGTTGCACTTTCTGGGTGCAGTCATGGGCTGGGTGACGTTTGCGCTCTCGCCCACCTACCGCAGGCGCTTTGTCGGCAATGCCAAACAAGCGGGTTATTCATTCAGGCAGGTGCGCGCTGCTGTTGGACATGCGGGACGCATGGTGTTCGAAATGCCGCGCATCTGGCTGGGGAGCTCGCTGCCGCATTGCACGATCGTGAACGGCGAGTGCGTGGAGCGGGTTTTCGCGCAAGGCAAGGGGCTGGTTTTTCTCACGCCGCACATCGGTTGCTTCGAGTTGTCAGTGCACGCAGCCGCCCAGCGCTGGGCGGCTCAGCACGGAGACATCACGGTGCTGTATCGCCCGGCGCGTCAGGCATGGCTGGCCAAGATTCTCGAGACGGCGCGCAACCGTCCGGGCGTGCAGGCCGTGCCGACGACGCTGGCTGGAGTGCGCCAGATGATCAAGACGCTGCGCAAGGGCTCGGCCGTGGGGCTGCTGCCCGATCAAGTGCCGCCGCAGGGGCTGGGCATGTGGTCGCCGTTCTTTGGGCGCGAGGCCTATACGATGACGCTGGCTGCGCGCCTGGCGCTGCAGACCGGCGCGACCATCATCACCGCGCGCTGCGAGCGAAAGTCCTGGGGGCGGGGCTTTGTGCTGTACTTCGAGGAACTGGCGACGCCGCTGTCTCCCACCTTGGAGGATGCGGTGCACGATATCAATGTGGCCATGGAGCAGACCATTCGCCAATGTCCTGCGCAATATCTCTGGGGCTATGGCCGATACAAACAACCGCGCGTCGATCCACAGATGTCGCCCGCTGCCGAGAAGGAGCAGGCATGA